From the genome of Roseinatronobacter sp. S2:
GGCTAAGGGCCTGCCGTGTTTGCGGGGTGTTCAGGAACGGGTGCGCTGCATTGACCTTGATCAGCAAGGTGCGCGGGATCGCCACGGACATGACCTGCACCGCATCAGATTGCGACAGCCGCGTCACGCTCGCGGGATCGAGGTTGAAAACGAAATCCGCATCGCCCGATTCCGCCATCAGTGCCCGTGTTTCGGCACGGCTGACTGCGGTATAGCTAACATCGGGCACATGGGGCTGTTCGCCCCAATAGTCAGCGAATGCTGTGGCGCGCAGCGACAGGGGCGGGGTCAGTTCGGTGATCTGGTAAGGGCCCGTGCCAATGACGGCCACTGCCTGCCCGTCCGGGCCATAGGCTGCGGGCGCCAGAATTTGACCACGGCTTTCGGCAAGGAACGCGGGCAGTGCCGCGCGCGGTTCCGTCAGGGTGATGACAACGGCGTCCTGATCAGCGGTGATTGCCGCAATGGGTAGCCCGCTGATGGGGCCGGGTTTTCCTTTGGCGATTTCCAATGCGTTGACCACCGCCGCAGCGGACATCGCGCTGCCATCATGAAACAGCACATCTTCGCGCAGGTTAAAGCGCCATGTCAAACCGTCATCGGACACATGCCAGTCCGTGGCAAGCCCCGGCAACAAACGGCCCTGCGGGTCGGCATCCACAAGCGTTTCCGAAATACCCATGCGCATAAAGATATGGCCGCTGGTCGATGGTTCGGGGGACTGAATTTCAAACGGGGCGGCCACGTCGATCCTGTTATCGGCAAGCGCGGGCGCGCCAAACGACAGAACGAACAAAGCGGCGACGAGGGGGCGTTTCAAAAGTATCATCATGATATCCTAAAGTCAGATCTTCGCTGCAAGCCAAAGTGCCGCGTCACTGGAGGATGTCACCGGATGGCAAGACCGGCTGGGGGACCGGTCGCTACAGTTTCAACCCAACGACATACCGGGGCTTCGGGCAGAAGCTGTTATGTTATAAGATAACACTACACAAGAGGAAAAGAGTGCATGCGTCGTGCAAAAAATGCGCGCGCCCGCATTTTGCACAAGCAGGTTGCACAAAAAGCGGGGCGCAGCGCAGATGATCTAGCTGATTGATATTGCCCACAAACCGACAGAAATCAGGAATTGTGCCTGTGGGCGTTGGTTGTCACTGCGCTGTAATCGTCAGCTCGGCGCTACCGAAACGTGGGCTGGACACGACGATACGCGCATCCCCTGTCTGGCCGGTGGTGCGCAGCCAGAACCCGGCCATGCCACCGCATAGCGTAACATGGTCGGGGCCAATCAGGCGGACAGGGCCGCTGGCGCGGATCTGGACCGTCTCGTTCAGAAAACGCAGCGGGTTGCCTGCCTGATCCAGCCCACGCAGCACAACGCGCGTTTCATCCTGTGTTGCCGCATTCAGTTTTGTTGTATCAGCCAGCATTTCCAGCCGCGTTGGCACCGGATCAGCAACGAAATGGCGTTGCGCGACCTGCTTGCCTGCCAGCCAGCCC
Proteins encoded in this window:
- a CDS encoding ABC transporter substrate-binding protein gives rise to the protein MMILLKRPLVAALFVLSFGAPALADNRIDVAAPFEIQSPEPSTSGHIFMRMGISETLVDADPQGRLLPGLATDWHVSDDGLTWRFNLREDVLFHDGSAMSAAAVVNALEIAKGKPGPISGLPIAAITADQDAVVITLTEPRAALPAFLAESRGQILAPAAYGPDGQAVAVIGTGPYQITELTPPLSLRATAFADYWGEQPHVPDVSYTAVSRAETRALMAESGDADFVFNLDPASVTRLSQSDAVQVMSVAIPRTLLIKVNAAHPFLNTPQTRQALSLAIDRAGIAQAVLRYPEGADQLFPPAMGVWHNDDIDPLQYDIDAAQALLAEQGWTPGADGILARDGQRFALTLTTYPDRPELPLVAAVLEQQLRAIGVDMTINSTNSSEIPAGHQAGTLELGLLARNFALIPDPIGTVLSDFAPTGDWGAMGWDSPELVNLARTLARGDGTDADRARIGAILQAELPVIPIAWYQQTLAVKSGIEGAVIDPWERNFGLAGLRFAQ